In Deltaproteobacteria bacterium, the DNA window CGGCCATTGGACCGTACCGAAGGCAATCCGTACTTGTTGGAAATAGCGAATGTCTTTGAGTTCCGAAAACACACCATAGTCGAGGTAGGGCTTTGCATCAAATCTTTTGAGGCTGCCATCATTAAACTGCAAATCAAGGGTGAAGTCTTCGTTCGCTTTGACAGCAATAACTTTTTTCATCTCAAATCCCCCTATCAGGACTTACGCTTTGGAC includes these proteins:
- a CDS encoding DUF2442 domain-containing protein; translated protein: MKKVIAVKANEDFTLDLQFNDGSLKRFDAKPYLDYGVFSELKDIRYFQQVRIAFGTVQWPHEQDIGPETLYLESVPLKEISIDESLQQNA